A single region of the Yersinia entomophaga genome encodes:
- a CDS encoding tyrosine-type recombinase/integrase — MAVRKNPAGGWICELYPNGSNGKRIRKKFATKGEALAFEQYTVQNPWQEEKEERRTLKELIDAWYSAHGITLKDGLRRQQAMHHAFDCMGEPLARDFDAQMFSRYREKRLKGEHARSNRVKVVSPRTLNLELAYFRAVFNELNRLGEWKGENPLKNMRPFRTEEMEMAWLTQDQIALLLGECKRHDHPDLETVVRICLATGARWSEAESLRKSQLAKYKITYTNTKGRKNRTVPISQELYDSLPDDKKGRLFSECYGAFRSALERTDIELPAGQLTHVLRHTFASHFMMNGGNILVLQRILGHTDIKMTMRYAHFAPEHLEDAKLLNPLVKK; from the coding sequence ATGGCTGTGCGTAAGAACCCTGCTGGCGGCTGGATATGTGAACTGTATCCTAACGGATCAAATGGCAAACGCATCAGAAAGAAGTTTGCCACAAAAGGTGAAGCACTAGCGTTTGAACAATACACCGTTCAAAACCCGTGGCAGGAAGAAAAAGAAGAAAGACGCACATTAAAAGAGCTGATTGACGCATGGTATAGCGCTCACGGCATCACACTTAAAGATGGCCTCAGACGCCAGCAAGCAATGCATCACGCTTTTGACTGTATGGGCGAACCTCTTGCGAGAGATTTCGATGCGCAAATGTTTTCCCGTTACAGGGAGAAAAGATTAAAAGGTGAGCACGCCCGCTCAAACAGGGTAAAGGTGGTATCACCCCGTACACTAAATCTTGAGCTGGCTTATTTCCGAGCGGTATTTAACGAGCTTAATCGACTCGGTGAGTGGAAAGGTGAAAACCCTTTGAAAAATATGCGACCTTTCCGCACCGAAGAAATGGAAATGGCCTGGCTAACTCAAGACCAGATTGCATTGCTGCTCGGTGAGTGCAAGCGGCATGACCATCCAGATTTAGAAACCGTAGTGAGAATATGCCTCGCGACTGGCGCGCGCTGGTCTGAGGCCGAGAGTTTAAGAAAAAGCCAGCTCGCGAAATATAAAATCACCTACACCAACACAAAAGGCAGAAAAAACCGCACCGTTCCCATCAGCCAAGAGCTTTATGACTCTCTGCCTGATGATAAAAAAGGTCGGTTGTTTAGTGAATGTTATGGTGCGTTCCGGTCTGCATTGGAAAGAACAGACATCGAATTACCGGCAGGACAACTTACCCACGTTTTGCGCCACACCTTCGCTAGTCATTTTATGATGAATGGGGGCAATATATTAGTACTGCAAAGAATACTTGGTCATACAGACATAAAAATGACTATGCGATATGCACATTTCGCTCCTGAACATCTTGAAGATGCTAAACTATTAAATCCATTGGTAAAAAAATGA
- a CDS encoding type 1 glutamine amidotransferase domain-containing protein: MKKKILVVVTSVEKYPTLERATGLWLGEAVHFVKKLQNAGYEIDYVSPKGGYTPIDPHSLSMADKTDWEWYQNKDFMNKLGATLKPEEIKPEDYDVIYYAGGHGVVWDFPDNKPLQEISRKIYENGGIVSSVCHGAVGLLNIKLSDGSLLIKDKTVTGFSNEEEKLAELDKYVPYLTETEMVKRGAQYQKADKAWDAFAVADRRVITGQNPASGGAVADEVLKALGK, translated from the coding sequence ATGAAAAAGAAAATCTTGGTTGTTGTCACCAGCGTTGAGAAATACCCTACTCTTGAGCGCGCAACCGGCCTGTGGCTTGGTGAAGCAGTGCATTTTGTGAAAAAACTGCAGAATGCTGGCTATGAAATTGACTATGTCAGCCCCAAAGGCGGCTACACGCCAATTGACCCCCACAGCCTGAGCATGGCAGATAAAACCGATTGGGAGTGGTATCAAAACAAGGACTTTATGAATAAGCTCGGCGCAACGCTGAAGCCAGAAGAAATTAAACCGGAAGATTATGACGTTATTTATTATGCCGGCGGCCACGGCGTCGTGTGGGACTTCCCGGATAATAAGCCGCTGCAAGAGATCAGCCGTAAAATATATGAAAATGGCGGCATTGTCTCGTCAGTATGTCACGGTGCCGTTGGCCTGCTGAATATTAAACTGTCAGACGGTTCTCTGCTGATTAAAGATAAAACCGTCACCGGCTTCAGTAATGAAGAAGAAAAGCTGGCTGAGCTGGATAAATATGTCCCGTATTTGACCGAAACTGAAATGGTTAAACGCGGCGCTCAGTACCAAAAAGCAGACAAAGCATGGGACGCTTTCGCCGTAGCTGATCGTCGGGTGATTACCGGTCAGAATCCAGCCTCTGGCGGTGCGGTTGCCGACGAAGTGCTGAAAGCTCTAGGCAAATAA
- a CDS encoding IgaA/UmoB family intracellular growth attenuator, producing the protein MSFNEFLPLVICAISLISVLIYGGRRFRDRFKLRQARQLPVVRSLTSAELAAIEITFGPVTDKLLLLDPFRQPPNLSDLNNHDVRIIEGEYSSHGLSGGGQVKHETLGGVEVYLPFDPDAFLQPHNRAEVIFIGNIGLVVSLNNSFRIEEGLERLIGAETVRENWAKGTPGTIAEDSSSEPIKLIRQRKETESEFILRKGSGWRIFPTFLILLGLGALLASTLTTEWIIAWWGAAACLLPLGYFLLLRRRGLPGAVNIMRGKVYEQEGLLWLGDHLLLVFPESWGAVTAPAGEVEVHLSTEDFTVLRFNGRAIDQGMNNVRPRFWRHHVSIMIVALLVLGVAWSEWRAPLARIALGYHQLAGSEPVHFTSSTALRDAQLPPGERVTVEGTARCEMILPETINVTDETRSQKPYREVYADCSRLIWDAPHPLPIIPLDETVARLATGEFYVDDTHYGFLANIPQALAMINTACTNVDCNYMKDRLRISINDAYGTESDDWYDLLAMSELGAFEQPAAFPSNHKVEMLDQSADAMGIYIRPVLRKQVASFVPSEHAVKIVGLNREDLLVQPPEKVGGWLPILAFFRSQASSAGEHHVSFIGATGLSKDAIPVVLVQPEEHPWQVIGAFWLALIVLSMLTVHGTLVIRAFLHRNHK; encoded by the coding sequence CGCGATCGCTTTAAACTGCGGCAGGCTCGTCAACTTCCTGTCGTGCGCAGCCTGACCAGCGCGGAACTCGCCGCGATAGAGATAACTTTCGGCCCGGTGACGGATAAGCTGCTGCTATTGGATCCATTTCGCCAGCCGCCAAATCTGTCTGATCTGAATAATCATGACGTGCGGATTATCGAAGGTGAGTATTCCAGCCACGGTTTGAGCGGCGGCGGGCAGGTAAAGCATGAAACTCTGGGTGGCGTCGAGGTGTATTTACCCTTTGACCCAGATGCGTTTCTACAGCCCCATAATCGGGCAGAAGTGATTTTTATCGGCAACATTGGGTTGGTTGTTTCCCTCAACAACAGTTTCAGGATTGAAGAGGGACTGGAGCGTCTTATCGGCGCTGAAACCGTGCGGGAGAACTGGGCCAAGGGTACGCCGGGAACGATTGCAGAAGATTCTTCCAGCGAGCCAATCAAGCTAATCAGGCAGCGCAAAGAAACCGAAAGTGAATTTATTCTGCGCAAAGGTTCCGGCTGGCGTATTTTTCCTACGTTTCTGATTCTGCTAGGTTTAGGAGCATTACTGGCCAGCACATTGACCACCGAGTGGATCATCGCCTGGTGGGGGGCTGCTGCGTGCCTTCTGCCGCTCGGGTATTTCCTGCTGCTGCGTCGTCGCGGCCTTCCTGGCGCGGTGAACATTATGCGAGGGAAAGTGTATGAGCAGGAGGGTTTGCTATGGCTGGGAGACCACCTGCTGCTGGTATTCCCTGAATCCTGGGGCGCTGTAACGGCACCTGCCGGTGAGGTTGAGGTTCATCTCAGTACCGAAGATTTTACCGTTCTACGTTTCAATGGTCGGGCTATCGATCAGGGAATGAATAACGTTAGGCCAAGGTTCTGGCGCCATCACGTTTCCATCATGATTGTGGCGTTGCTGGTACTGGGCGTGGCGTGGAGCGAATGGCGGGCGCCTTTAGCTCGGATTGCCCTGGGTTATCATCAACTTGCAGGTAGCGAACCGGTTCATTTTACTTCTTCTACGGCTTTACGGGACGCTCAGTTGCCGCCGGGAGAGCGGGTTACGGTGGAAGGGACAGCGCGCTGTGAAATGATTTTACCTGAAACCATTAACGTCACCGATGAAACTCGCTCACAAAAGCCGTATCGCGAAGTCTATGCAGACTGTAGCCGCCTGATTTGGGATGCTCCGCACCCGTTACCGATCATTCCGTTGGATGAGACCGTGGCGCGTCTGGCGACCGGTGAATTCTATGTTGATGATACCCATTATGGTTTTTTGGCAAATATTCCTCAGGCGTTGGCAATGATTAACACTGCTTGTACCAACGTTGATTGTAACTATATGAAAGATCGCCTGAGAATCAGCATTAACGACGCTTACGGCACGGAATCAGACGATTGGTATGACCTACTGGCAATGTCAGAGTTGGGGGCGTTTGAGCAGCCTGCGGCATTCCCCAGTAATCATAAAGTCGAAATGTTGGATCAAAGCGCGGATGCCATGGGGATTTATATACGTCCGGTGCTGCGTAAACAGGTCGCGTCCTTTGTTCCCAGTGAACATGCGGTAAAAATTGTGGGATTGAATCGGGAAGACCTGTTGGTGCAACCACCTGAGAAAGTGGGGGGATGGCTGCCCATTCTGGCTTTTTTCCGTTCGCAGGCAAGCAGCGCCGGTGAGCATCATGTGTCCTTTATTGGCGCTACCGGCTTATCAAAAGACGCTATTCCTGTGGTATTGGTGCAGCCCGAGGAACATCCCTGGCAGGTAATAGGTGCGTTCTGGCTGGCACTAATCGTGCTGAGCATGCTCACGGTGCACGGCACGTTGGTCATTCGTGCGTTTCTGCATCGTAATCATAAATAA
- a CDS encoding toxin-antitoxin system YwqK family antitoxin, whose translation MKHWNLCVGSALSIALMWPAAARLETHHPAIIVGMEANAKLPASMDYSGPALRLTLSSKHACGNNIAYITPESIGAPAKEFGSVAGKLKALMDDQTPMLMFLADCQGSVAMVHGADDCNAQTCPEFAPKAVTKGMLYLSEELEPVREADAQYVQKMPMPYDQKLKAWKMEVYDVNTGKLHVEGYIDAEDFASGKMVHPYKTYFSNGKVSVDSSLDANGLREGLTTLYHENGRKATSSTFHNDKPVDGIDESYDEKGKLSAKFSYRGGVFDGTNLEYYPNGKVRSSNPYVKGQPHGPTKSYYEDGTLRNEQVFADGKLEGWSISYYPNGKVESKDFYVKGAQRSLGQWNEEGVQTLQWQWDNDHKEVGVLKQWHSNGQLKEEKPYKDGELNGAVKRWYADGKKEMVTNYVAGKQEGASQVWNEEGKLVSNCIYKNDVRINDCKS comes from the coding sequence ATGAAACACTGGAATCTTTGCGTGGGTTCGGCACTGAGCATCGCATTAATGTGGCCAGCGGCTGCGCGTTTGGAAACTCACCATCCTGCGATTATTGTTGGCATGGAGGCCAACGCAAAATTACCGGCAAGTATGGATTACAGCGGCCCGGCGCTGCGGTTAACGCTGTCTTCCAAGCACGCCTGCGGAAACAATATTGCCTACATCACGCCGGAGTCTATCGGCGCGCCAGCCAAAGAGTTTGGCTCAGTTGCGGGCAAGCTCAAAGCGTTGATGGACGATCAAACTCCAATGCTGATGTTTCTGGCTGACTGTCAGGGCAGCGTAGCCATGGTACACGGCGCTGACGATTGCAATGCTCAAACTTGCCCAGAGTTTGCTCCTAAAGCGGTTACTAAAGGCATGCTTTATCTGAGTGAAGAACTGGAGCCGGTAAGAGAAGCTGACGCTCAGTACGTACAAAAAATGCCAATGCCTTATGACCAAAAGCTGAAGGCCTGGAAAATGGAAGTCTACGACGTCAACACCGGCAAACTACACGTTGAAGGTTATATTGATGCGGAAGATTTTGCTTCCGGCAAAATGGTTCATCCCTATAAAACCTACTTCAGCAATGGCAAAGTCAGCGTAGACAGCAGCTTAGACGCCAATGGCTTACGTGAGGGTTTAACCACTCTTTATCATGAGAACGGGCGCAAGGCGACATCCAGCACTTTCCATAATGATAAACCGGTTGATGGTATTGATGAGAGCTATGACGAAAAGGGTAAGTTATCCGCCAAATTTAGTTATCGGGGCGGCGTTTTTGACGGCACTAATCTGGAATATTACCCGAATGGAAAAGTGCGCAGCAGCAACCCCTATGTAAAAGGGCAGCCGCATGGGCCGACGAAAAGCTATTACGAAGATGGCACCTTACGTAATGAACAGGTATTCGCAGACGGCAAGCTGGAAGGTTGGTCTATCAGCTATTACCCAAATGGTAAGGTTGAAAGCAAAGACTTTTACGTTAAAGGCGCGCAGCGTAGCCTGGGTCAATGGAATGAAGAGGGCGTGCAAACCCTGCAATGGCAGTGGGATAACGATCATAAAGAGGTTGGCGTTCTGAAACAGTGGCATTCCAACGGCCAGTTGAAAGAAGAAAAACCTTATAAAGACGGTGAATTGAACGGTGCCGTAAAACGCTGGTATGCGGATGGTAAAAAAGAGATGGTGACAAATTATGTTGCTGGTAAACAGGAGGGCGCTTCGCAGGTCTGGAATGAAGAAGGCAAACTGGTTTCAAACTGTATCTATAAAAACGATGTACGGATTAACGACTGCAAAAGTTAA